TGTTTTCTTCCAGGCTGCTTCTTCTAAACCAGTTCCACGACGTGATCCCCGGCAGCTGTATAGAGATGGTTGTGGAGGATGCACTCAGGTATTATGAAGGTACAGTTTCTGTCCATTACTATCAGAACCACATAGTACATAATGCAGTTACATGTtacgtgtccttgggcaagatactgataTAGATACCCCAAAataaccctgtgtgtgtatgaatggtgTGTAGAGAACAAGCACTGCGTATAGAATAGCTGTATGAATGAGGAGATAAAATGAATGGAAAAgagatatatacagtaaataaaccttatttaacattttctctATATCCTTGTGGAAAGCCCTATATGTATGCATATACATATGTAGTTTTCCAAATTTAACAGTACATCACATTGTGTTAGACATCCGCAGCGGTTGTACTTCACTGCTGCGTGATGCATGTGGAGCCCTGGCGTCCAAAGGAAGCGGTGCCGGTGTGTTCAACTCTCTGTCGTGGGAGCGTCAGGAAGTCATCCAGACTCAGGAAGGCACCGGTGAACCTGATCTGGGTATGTTTGATTTTTCTATAGTGTTCACAGTGTGTTGGTGcctttttgtgttgtgtctgcagCTTCATATCTGATGCTGTATCCCTGTCGCTGCAGCCCTGGTGACAGTTCCCAGTGTGGGTTCAGCTCCCGTCACAAACATGGAGCCTGTGACTCCAGTCTCTGTCACTGTTCAGGTGTGTGAAGCACATAGAGCATGTCATAAGCGTTGCTGTGTTGTGATGTCACTAAAATAactgagctgctgtgtgacGTCACAGGCCAACGGAGCTGTCGTCATGGAGAACGGGATCTTACAGACGGTCGTGAACACAGACGGCACTCTGGCGTCGCTGTATCTGATCAATGAAAACAGGTTCTGTGAAACCCCATGAAACATCTGTATCTACAGCATTACATGAATCTATTAACATCTGTCTCACTCTGTTGGTTTCAGAGAAGCCATCTCTGACAGCTGTCATGGGAACCAGTTTGTCATGTTCGATGACGTCCCCCTCTACTGGGATGCTTGGGATGTGATGGACTACCATCTTCAGACAAGGTGTCCCTCTCGTCTGTCTGACGCCACCTTATTAAGACCCATCAGTGTATTTGCAGTTGTTATAGATATGACAACTGTGACTTTATAGGAAGCCGGTGTTGGAGGTGGTGCAGCCCGTCCAGGTCACGTCCTCAGGTGGACTGCGAGGCAGCGTCAGCTTCACCCTCAGGATCAGTGACAAAAGCACCATCACGCAGACGATCATCATGGACGCCATGTGTCCTTACATCAAATTCAGCACAGAGGTTTTACAGCATTAACCATATGTGTAGAAATATACAGACGAATTCTGCAACatgtaaaagaacaaaaacaacgtTGCACTTTCAGGTGAAGTGGGCAGAGTCACACAAGTTCCTCAAGGTGGAATTCCCAGTGCGAGTGCACAGCCCCAACGCCACGTATGAGATCCAGTTTGGCCACCTGCAGAgacccacacacagaaacacctcATGGGACTGGGCCAGATTTGAGGTACAGCACTGTGGTGTTAATAAACGTGTTATTTTAATACACAGTGATCCCTGCAGGTATCAGATGTCAGTGATGCTGCTAGGATGAAAGTAATGCCAGTATTTTGTGTTATTCCTATCTTCACTCTAGCGTTTGGCCTTTCAGTTGGAGAATAGGACTTACTGATTTCACTTAAACCATTTGTAAAGCTTTCACTCATAACCCCGCCTGTGTTGCGGGCGCTTTAGCTTTACTTTTTTTAGAGTCCCGTACGGGTGGTAACTTAAACCGGGTCCATGCACTCCCCCCCCTCCACGGCTTTGTTATTACACCTGCTGCCCATCAAGAGCCAAACTAACACAACCAAAATGATAGCAAACATCATTGTGGGTGTGACAAACTTGTTGAACAAAAAATTCCAAAGCAGAAGAGAAATCTGGGAGCAGATGTTTCACTCCAAACAGAAGCAGCGTGATAAGAGCTGACTGCAAGTGCACAGTTTGAGCACAGGCAGGGGCTTTGTGAGACTGCAGGGTTTTGAGAGAAAGCATAAAAAAATCAGAACATGAAATCAATAGGTCctgctcttgaataaagataggGGGAAAATTACCCATAGTGCTTTGCTCTTTACTGATTCTCATCACGGTTTCTTTCCCAGGTTTGGGGTCATAAGTGGGCCGACTTGTCAGAGCACAACTTCGGGGTTGCGCTGCTGAACGACTGCAAATACGGTTACTCAGTCCATAAGAACACAATGACTCTGTCCCTGTGAGTTCCTACACAACGTTTCTATAACATTCATCCAACAGTAAAGTTCACTTATACCAGGTTTGTTTTGTAACCAGTGCATCTAACAGTGAATGTATGTGTCTTTAGACTGAGAGCCCCGAAGGCCCCAGACGCCAACGCTGACATGGGGACTCATCACTTCACATATGCAATCATGCCACACACAGGTCTTACTGGTCTTTAAAAAAGAATTCACATTTGATAACATTTAAAACGGAGTCTAATCGTTTTAACACATTTGTTACACGTGTTCGACAGGATCCTTCCAAGATGCCTCTGTAATCCAGTGTGCGTACAACCTCAACTTCCCGTTGAGGTTAATCCAGTGCACCCCCGACTCTGCACCGTGGAGCGCCTTTTCTGTCAGCGCCGAAGCGGTCATCCTGGAAACCGTTAAGCAGGTATCCAATTAACGCCGAGCTCGATCCAGTGTGACTTAATCCACTAAGCCTGCTTCATGTTATTTACTCAATTTACTTTAACAGGCCGAGGACCGGAAGGGGGCATTGGTAGTCCGACTCTTTGAGTCACATGGGAGCAGCGTGACGGCAACGCTCCGCACCGCCCTTCCAGTGAGGGAAGCCTGGCAGTGAGTGTGGTTGTTTCTAGTGATACATGCTGTCTGGAATCTTTTTATGTGGTCCGCCGAGAGCAAAACCCTTTTCTTCTTCCCTTCAGCTGTGACCTCATGGAGAGACAGGACCCCAACCAGCCAGCGCCCATTAAGTCGGGAGGGATCGCTCTGAACTTCAGCCCCTTTCAAATTGTTTCACTTCTCCTCATCCTGTGATTATTCATCCTCGGGGGGGTTGTTCCCGTTTGGAATACTGaggttattttttcttctttttgttaaCAAGATTAAACAAAAACCTGCTGGactgatttccacaaaactttgtGAAAAGATGCAAAATAAATCAGGGAGGAGCCCATTCAATTTTGATGCAGATCAACAAAttgttactgtgtgttttttgatGTTTTCCTGGGGAATCATTTATTGATCTCCATGAGCGCCATCCAAGTGAAATGAACGtttgattt
Above is a genomic segment from Pleuronectes platessa chromosome 7, fPlePla1.1, whole genome shotgun sequence containing:
- the man2c1 gene encoding alpha-mannosidase 2C1 isoform X2, producing MLIDIVKELGEGEQRGYQALFTVNEMVNLCVPSDPSTFPRTHSLAHKFFSQRNGESQHIVHAMGHCHIDSAWLWPYEETIRKCGRSWVTVIRLMEKNPDFVFTCSQAQQFQWVKSWYPGLFSQIQHFVKKGQFIPVGGTWVEMDGNLPSGESMVRQFLEGQRFFNQEFGIHCKEFWLPDTFGYSAQLPQIMQGFGISNFLTQKLSWNLVNTFPHNTFFWEGLDGSKVLAHFPPGNSYEMKGKIEELVKTMKNNKDKGRANHSAVLFGFGDGGGGPTQLMLDRLNRVRDTDGLPKVQTSSPDKLFSELRADSDLLCTWSGELFLELHNGTYTTEAQIKRGNRQCETLLHDVEVASCLALCREPTFKYPVEKLRKLWRLLLLNQFHDVIPGSCIEMVVEDALRYYEDIRSGCTSLLRDACGALASKGSGAGVFNSLSWERQEVIQTQEGTGEPDLALVTVPSVGSAPVTNMEPVTPVSVTVQANGAVVMENGILQTVVNTDGTLASLYLINENREAISDSCHGNQFVMFDDVPLYWDAWDVMDYHLQTRKPVLEVVQPVQVTSSGGLRGSVSFTLRISDKSTITQTIIMDAMCPYIKFSTEVKWAESHKFLKVEFPVRVHSPNATYEIQFGHLQRPTHRNTSWDWARFEVWGHKWADLSEHNFGVALLNDCKYGYSVHKNTMTLSLLRAPKAPDANADMGTHHFTYAIMPHTGSFQDASVIQCAYNLNFPLRLIQCTPDSAPWSAFSVSAEAVILETVKQAEDRKGALVVRLFESHGSSVTATLRTALPVREAWHCDLMERQDPNQPAPIKSGGIALNFSPFQIVSLLLIL